The Pongo pygmaeus isolate AG05252 chromosome 20, NHGRI_mPonPyg2-v2.0_pri, whole genome shotgun sequence sequence TCTTCCGGTCCTCTCACAACGAGAGAAATCTTCCACTAAAATCCTGACTCCTCAATTTTCCTCTACCCACAATTCCTCAGCCCTAATGTTGACTTACCCACAGGCTTGGTGGGGACCGCAGGGTGACCTGCAGGCATGGGAGAAGCCAAGGGCTCCTGCTGTCTCTGGGTCTGGTCTCTCTGGGGCTCTGGGGCTGGGTCCAGCATCCTACTGGTGTCACTGGTGCTACCCACAAGACGGACCGGAACCACAGGCACCAGTGGGGGTGGCGGCAGGACCTGGGGTGACGGAGAAAGTCAGGTGTAATTGCACTAACCCTCAGGCCAGGAGGCCTGGTCTCAGGGGCAGAAATGGTGGATAAATCCCCCAGCTCCCAAATGACCTGGACATCTGGCAGTGGGGGTGTCCCAGCCCTAGGAATGATCCTCCCCAAAAGCTAAACAACTTGGCTTTAAAGTGCAgacaggctgggcgcgatggcccacgcctgtaatcccagcactttgggaggccgaggcgggcggatcacctgaggtcaggagttcgagaccagcctgaccaacatggtgaaacctccgtctctactaaaaatacaaaaaaaattaactgtgtgtggtggctcacgcctgtaatgccacctactcggaaggttgaggtaggaggatcgcttgaacctgggaggtggaggttgcagtgagccaagatcgcaccactgcactccagcctgggagacagagcgagactccatctcaaaaataaaattaaaaaaataaagtgcagaCAGAGCTGGGCTTAACTACCGGCTCTTGGTGCTCATGGTTTAACTGATCtgtgccccagcctcctctgTAAAGTAGGGATAATAAGAACACATCCAACAGTATCTAACTTACTGACTCCTCTCACCAACCCTGTAACGTAGGGACTGTCACAGAGCAACATTTTCTTATCCCAAACCCAGACCCGGACACGTTCCAGAATTCAGAATAACACGGCTGGATTTAGACACAGTGACACAGGGAGGgttatgtatatgcatgtgtgtatagaaTATACATAACACTCCTAAAGGGGTTTTTGGTCTTTACGTGATAATGATATGCTTAATTATAGGATCCTATGACTATTCACATTAAGTGGTTAAGTAAAGGCTATAAATAGCCACCAGTCACTTTTTGACCCAAATAAGTTACCAGAAGGGGCGGGTAGGAATCCGGTTTTCAGGGTTTTGCGGATTTCAGAACTGTGGATAAGAGATCGTGGGGTTGCAAAacccccatttcacagacgaTGCTGCTCTCTGGGGAGGCTGCGAGGTTACCTGCTGCTGCCCGCCCGCGCCTCCTGGGCACAGGCGCTCCAGGCGGGCGATGAGACTGCTCTGCTGGGTGACGAGCTGCGCCAGCTCGCGGAACTTGACGTCCAGCTGGTGGAAGCGGGCAGCGGCGCGCTGAGCCTCGGCGGATGCGTTGAGCACGCGCTCCCCGAGCAGCGCCAGCGCCGCGGCAGGTTCCGCCCCCAGATCCGCCCCCGGGCCCACCCCGGGCCCCGCCTCGTGCTGCAGCTGCGCGCGCAACTGGCCCAGGCGCGCGCTCAGGCCGCGGCTCTCCTTGCGCAGCGCGCGCACCTCGCCGGCCACGGTGCCGTCGGCCGCCGCCAGCCTCTGCAGCTCGCGTAACAGCTCCTCGTGGCGGCCGACGCGCATGCGCAGCGCCGCCAGCTCGCTGGCGTTGGCGGCTTCGGGCGCCGCCCGCGTGGACGTGGGGCCGCTCCAGCACACGGCGCCGGTGAACTTTTGCGGGGGCAGCACGAAGGTGTAGGTGCAGCGCGGGGCGCCCGCCCGCGCCCGCGACGCgcccagcaggagcagcagctgtAGCGCACGCAGCCAGGGCTTCCCCATCGCGGCGGACCTGCAGGCAGAGGAGGAACGGGAGGAAGACGGGGTGCTGGGGCCCAGCGAGACCCCTCCGCTTCCACGCGGGGATACGCGCGTCTACACCCGCGGTGTCCCGGGCCCATAATTCCAGTCCCCATCTCATTCCCCCCGCGGCTGGAGGGCCCCAGGGTGACCCCACTCTGGCTTCAACACCGAGCTCCTGGCGCCAGGCCGGATAATGCatctcatgcattcattcattcgacAAGCGAggcgggcgcggtagctcacgcctgcaatctcagcactttggaaggccgaggcgagaggatcgcttgagaccaggagttcgtgaccagcctgggcaacatggggagacccctgtctctacaaaaaaaaaaattagccagacgtggtggtgcacacctctggtcccagctactcgagaggctgaggcaggaggatcacttgagcccaggagttaaaggcttcagtgagccatgatcgctcccctgcactccagcccgggcaacaaagtgataccccatctcaaaaataaataaataaaaacaaaaacaaggctcATGGGGCAGTTCAGGccggtaattccagcactttgggaggccaaggcgggctgatcacttgagcctaggagttggagaccagcctagacagcacagagagaccctgtctatacaaaaaatacaaaaattagctgggcatggtggcaagggCTTGTCATCCCAAGATCGCCTGAGCCCATGAGTTccaggctgcattgagctgtgatcacgccactgcactccagcctgggcgacagagaaagacagagaaaaaaaaaaaaaaaaaaaacaagcagtcACTAGGCACAAATGTGTGCCAGCCCCCTttctaggcactgggaatacattaaggaacaaaacagacaaaaatccctccCCTAGtgggcaaaaaaataaatacgtaCTGCATAGGATGAATAAATAGAGCATATTAGACAATGTTAAATGCTAAAAATAACagcagggccaggcgcggtggctcactcttgtaatcccagcactttgggaggccgaggcggatggatcacgaggtcaggacatcgagaccatcctggctaacacggtgaaaccccgtctctactaaaaatacaaaaaattagctgggcgtggtggcgggcacttgtagtcccagctactcgggaggctgaggcaggagaatggcgtgaacctgggaggcggagcttgcggtgagccgagatcgcgccactgcagtccagcctgggtgacagagcgagactgtctcaaaaaaataaaataaaataataaatataaaaataacagtagGAGTGGTGAGGCGGCTCAGGCCTGTGtcgaggcaggaagactgcttgaggccaggaattcaagaccagactcCAGATTGGGCAATGtatccagaccctgtctctaccaaaaaaaaaaaaaaaaaaaggaactgcaaATGCACAgaaccacatctggctaatgtttaaattttctgtagagtcagggtcttgctgtgttgcccaggctggtctcccctggcctcaagtgatccacctctgcctcccaaaatgctgagattacaggtgtgacccaccatgccctgctaatttttaaactattttgtaaatctaggctcagtggctcacacctgtaatcccagctctttgggaggcagaggcgggaggatcaattgaggccaggagtttgaagctgcagtgagctatgatcgcagcattgcactccagcctggggacaagagagcaaaccctgtctcttaaaacaaaacaataacaaaaaacagcaaACTAGGTAAAGAATATGGAGGTCTGTGCAGGAGTAGCTTGAGAGGGGTTTGCCTAAAGGGAAGGCCTGGTGGAGGAGGAGATCTAAGTGCAAAAGCTCTGAGACTGGACCCTGCCTGATGTATTAAAGCAACCTGGGAGAGGTTAAAGCAAAAGCAAAGggaggccgggtgctgtggctcatgtctgtaatcccagcagtgtgggaggccaaggcggttggatcatctgaggtcaggaattcgagaccagcatgaccaacatagtgaaaccccgtctctactgaaagtacaaaattagccgggtgtggtggtacaggcctgaaatctcagctacttgggaggctgaggcaggagaatcacttgaacctgggaggtggaggttgcagtgagccgagatcacaccactgcactccagcctgggcaacaaaagcaaaacattgtctcaaaaaaaaaaaaaaaaaaaaaagcaaagggagCAGGGTGCAAggaggtgaggtggggtgagggaaACGTCTCACTAACTGCCTTCCCAGCAGTCGGATATTGGAAACCCCATCTTCCACGTCCTCAGGCCAAAACCCCAGCAGATCCAACCCATCTCAGCAGATCTAATCCATCAGCCAGACCTGTCTGCTCTTCTGTTTAGATCCTGAATTCCTCCACGTCTCCGCTACTCCCCACTGCCCCCAGACCCTCCCTGAATTCCCAGCTCAAGACACCATCTGGGTGACAGCAGCTGCCTCCCTGCTCTCTGGATTTCCATCCTCAACCCCAGGTCTAGTCTCCCCGACAGCAGCCAGAGGGCGCCTATGAACATCTGAGTCAGTTcatgtccctccctccctcctctgctcTGAATCCTTCTTGGCTCCCACCTCGTTTACAGGAAAAGCCCAAATCCACCCATGGTCCATAAAAAGTTCCGCTATCtcggtgactcaggcctgtaatcccagcactttaggaggctgaggcgggcggatcacgaggtcagcagatcgagaccatcctggctaacacggtgaaaccccgtctctactgaaaatacaaaaaaattagccaggcgtggtggcgggtgcctgtagtcccagctactcgggaggctgaggcaggagaatggcgtgaacccgggaggcagagcttgcagtgagccgagatcgtgccgctgcactctagcctgggcaacagagcaagactccgtctcaaaaaaaaaagaacttgtgcTATCTGCCATATCCCCTCCTGCCCTCACTCCTCCCAGGCCCTTCCTCACACGAAGCAAGTTCCAGCCTCAGGTCCTTTGTACCTGCTGTTTTTGCAGCCTGGAACATTGTTCACAATTTAACATCATTCCCTTCCTATCCTTATTCAAGTCTCAGCAGCGCTCCTTGAACAGCAGATTTAGGGTTGTACCTCCATatacaagctctctctctctctctttctctctttctctctctcccccaccccccctttttttttttttagacggagtctcgctctgcaatctcagctcactgcaacctctgcctcccggcttcaagcgattcttgtgcctcagcctcccaagtagctgggattacaggcatgtgccaccacacccagctaatttttgtatttttagtagagacagggtgccTGGTCAAcaggtgaaatcccgtctctactaaaagtacaaaaaattagctgggcatggtggcgcatgcctgtaatcccagctactcgggaggctgaggcagaagaatggcttgaacctggccgaggttgcagtgagctgagaccgcaccactgcctTCTAGCCTAGGCAACccgggtgagactccatctcaaaaaaaaaagaaaaaaaaagagagtcatgctctgttgcccaggctagagtgcagtgaagcaatcatagctcactgtagcctccaattcctgcgctcaagtggtcctcctgcctcagcctcctgagtggttggaactacaggtgcgcaccaccatgcccagctacttttttgtagggagggggtctcactgtgttgcccaggctagtctcaaactcctaggctcaagtgatcctcccaccttggactcccaaactgctgaaaTTATAGATGTGAGCGACCACACCAGCCCTAAACCTACACTTCCTGATGCCTGTACAAGCACATATCCCGAGGgtctccatctcacacacacattgcctcattcatgcattcaacCACAGACGCCTTGAGTGCCTATTGTGTGCCAGGGATGCTGTTTTAGGCAATGAGGACACAGCCTTAACCCAAACAGACAAAATTCCTGCCCTTGCAGAGCTGACATTCAAGTTGGGAGAACAGAGAAATAAGTCAGACAGCGTTAGGTAGGTCAGAGGGCAATCGTGCTTAGGAGAAAAATGGAACAGGCAAGGGGGTGACAGTCCTGGAGGTGGGGGACATTTAATAGAGGAGTCAGGACTGGGTGCgctgactcacacctgtaatcccagcactttgggaggccgaggtgcctgtaatcctagcactttgggaggctgaggtgggaggatcacttaaggccaggagtttgagaccagcttggctaacgtggcgaaaccctgtctctactgaaaatacaaaaattagccaggcgtagtggcatgcgcctgtagtctcagctacttaggaggctgaggcacaagaatcacttgaacccggaaggcagaggttgcagtgagccatgattgcaccactgcactccagcctgggcaatagagcgagactctgtctcaaaaaaaatgaaatagaggaGTCAGGAAAGGCCTCACAGAAGAAGTGACACTTGACCGgaacagtgcctcacgcctgtaatttcagcacttcgggaggccaaggcaggaggattgcttgagcctaggagtttgagaccagcctggccaacatggtgaaagtccatttctactaaatataaaaataaaaataaaataaagaataagtgaCACTTTCACAAAGaccagaaggaagagagagaagaggaagagcattccaggcagagggaacagcaggtgcaaaggcccggAGATTGCACCCAAGAAAAGGCAgaaaggggccaggcgcggtggctcatgcctgtaatcccagcactttgagaggccgagatgggaggatcacctgaggtcgggagttcaagaccagcctggccaacatggtgaaaccccatctctactaaaaatacaaaaattagctgggcatggtaatgcatgcctgtaatcccagctactactcaggaggctgaggtgggagagtcacttgaactcaggaggccgatgttgcagtgagccgagattgcgccattgcactccaacctgggcaacagagcaaggctcaaaaaaaaaaaaaggccaggcacggtggctcacgcctgtaatcccaccacttgggaggccaaggcgggtggatcatggggtcaggggattgagaccatcctggctaacacagtgaaatcctgtctctactaaaaatacaaaaaaaaaaaaaattagctgggcttggtggcgggtacctgtagtcccagacactccggaggctgaggcaggagaatggcgtgaacccgggaggcggagcttgcagtgagctgagattgcaccactgcactccagcctgggtgacagagcaagactctgtctcaaaaacaaaaaaacaaacaaacaaaaaaaaaggaaatggcagAAATGTCTACGAGGCTGAAACAGAGAGGGGGGAAGCAGGAGGAGGTAAAACGTGACAGGGCAAAGTGTGAAGGGTCCTGTGGGCCCGGAGGAGGACTTGGGTTTTACTTTGAGTCAGGCAGGAGCCATGGAGGGTTCTGGGCTGGAGACGGCCACATTTACTTCTGGACTCAGACACCAAGCAGGGGCTCACAAGGATCTGGGGGTAGGGTCCTCTCTTTGTCCCCTGATCACTGACATGCCCCACCCCCCAAAACAGAGATTGACCAACCCCCCAGAACTGGGACGTGTATATAACACCCACTGCCTTTTACACTCTCAGCCTGGGGTGGCAGGGTGGCGTGAGGGCCCCCAAGCCAAGCTGTGGTCGGAGTTTCCCCACAGTGAGAATCAACCTGCACCTACCTTCCCACCCTCTCACCTCTGATACCCAAGACCCTGAATCCAGCGGAGCTCACAGAACACACAAGAAGTCCAAGGAAGAGCCGAGGGTCCAGTGGGGCCTCTGAGCTAGAGACGGGGAGAGGGCGGTGGgacagaaggagagaggaggCTTGGTAACCACTCCCCAGCCCCCAGAGCCTGGGAGTGGAGCTGGGATGCTGGGCCCAGGAGCCCAAACTATAAATATTTAGCATTTCCCAAATGAGAAATGAGACAGAATTGCCAGACTCCCCTGCCCAGGCCACCAGAGCCTGATAACACAGGTCAGTGTCCTGGacatccctccccttcccccacaccctCCACTGCAGAGCCCAGAGCATGGGAGGCTGCAGGCCCCGGGGCAGCCAGGCGTGATCCCAGCCCCAgacacgcacacaccacacagagAACGAGGAACATCACTGGGGACTCGCCGTGTGTAGGGCTTGGCTCTAAACTCTCCACACCTTTTAtgtatttgatcctcacaacctGAGCTGGATTCTGTatgtacccccattttacagcagGGAAAACTGTGGCTCCGAGAGGGTAAGCGACTTGCCTGCAGTCACACAGCCAAAAAGAGACCAGGACGGGAGCCAGGCGAGGTAGCTTGACTCGGAAACTCACATATGTACACAACAGCAGTCACACACATGTGGGCACATAACAGAGtggacacaaagacacacacacacgcacattcgcacacacgcacacattaaCACCCAGCaaaagtctgggtgcagtggctcatgcctgaaagccagcactttgggaggccgaggcaggtggattacctgaagtcaggagttcgaaaccatccttgccaacatgctaaaaccctgtctctactaaaaatacaaaaattagctgggcatggtggcatgcgccagtaatcccaactactcgggagtctgaggcaggaggtggaggttgcggtgagccgagatagagcaaccgcatgcactccagcctgggcgacaagactgaaactccatctcaaaaataaataaataaataaataaataaataaataaataaataataaattgaggaattaatgaattaaaataaaaaataaatataaaagacacagctgtaaatttttaaattgtgatagaAGCAATATATTCTTAAAGTGAAAACCCTACCTCAGTTACATGTGATTTATGTTTTCTGGATTAATCTGgattttataattagaaataaaaatgtaaggccgggcgcagtggctcacgcctgtaatcccagcactttgggaggcagaggcgggcagatcacgaggtcagcaattcaagaccagcctggccaagatggtgaaaccccgtctctactaaaaatacaaaaatttgccaggtgtggtggcccacgcctataatcccagctactcaggaggctgaggcaggagaatcgcttgaacccggggggcggaggttgcagtgagccactgcactccagcctgggtgacagagtaagactctgtctccaaaaaaaagaaaagaaataaaaatgtaagatttTGAGTCCAcgtaattatttgttgaaaataatacAAGTCAGTATAATAGAGAAGCACTCATATATTCAACACTGTAAGACAAAACACCAGAGACCTTGGATTTGATAATTGATCTGATATCCTGAACAGTATTCATATGTACAGTGATAGCTATCtttctttggtgttttttttgttttgttttgtttttgtgtgtgtgtatgtatgtgtgtgtttgtgtgtgtgtgtgtgtgtgtgtgtgtgtgtgtgtgtagttttatGGTTCTGAGTTGGTGGCCAGTAAGTTCCATGTAGTGCTGGCACTTATTTAATTAACTATTCATGATTTTGTTAATACCTTGTTATAGAATTCAAGCATATATTTTTCAGCATAAGAAGCCAAGCACACCAGCTTGTCATTGGAGAGAATATATTAAGTGAGAAAAACATTCAGGAATCAGAGCTTTAACATGTTAAAGTTAGTGCTAGACATTGTCATATCAGATCTGAACCTATCCTAATATATAACCATAAAGCTTGACTTCTGCATTGGAACTATGCTTTCATAAATAAAGGATGTCTCATTgattacaaaaatttaaaaaaagacacagcTGGAAACATAACACAGTTTCAGGCAACAACTCTATGTTCCAAATATGGtcacacacacatcacaactTAAAGGGAAATGGGGTGGGCTGAGTGGGTCTTTATCTGTGTGTCAGGCTTGTCCACATCCTGGTTCTTGTGATCACACAGTAGTGCACAGATACAAAACAGGTACACACAGGTGACACCCGGAAACCTATCCACCACACCACAGAGGTCACCGTCTGTCTCCCACACACTCGGTCACATTTTCACACAAGTCAAATCACACGAGGACGGAACTGGGGGAAGTAACCATGCAGTCATTTCCCAGGGGTACAAAGAAACTCACGTAGAGCCCCGCAGAGCCCAGGCCCAGGGTCCGAGACCTGTCCGAAGGCCCCACCGACGACCAGCCACACGCTGGGAGAGCCGCCTCCTTCCCCTGGTCTGCACCGTCCTGAGCTCCCGAGTAACTCGAGTGGACTCCAGGGTTGAAAGAGGAAATGGTCGTCCCAGATCTGAGAGAGGCTGCCAGGCTGGGCTCTGGGCCTGGGTTGGGGCCCCCACACTGGGCCCCCCTCGGCCCCCCACCCTCAGCCCCCTC is a genomic window containing:
- the ANGPTL6 gene encoding angiopoietin-related protein 6 isoform X1 yields the protein MKFPPSLLPMGKPEGAEGGGPRGAQCGGPNPGPEPSLAASLRSGTTISSFNPGVHSSYSGAQDGADQGKEAALPACGWSSVGPSDRSRTLGLGSAGLYLRGPTGPSALPWTSCVFCELRWIQGLGYQRSAAMGKPWLRALQLLLLLGASRARAGAPRCTYTFVLPPQKFTGAVCWSGPTSTRAAPEAANASELAALRMRVGRHEELLRELQRLAAADGTVAGEVRALRKESRGLSARLGQLRAQLQHEAGPGVGPGADLGAEPAAALALLGERVLNASAEAQRAAARFHQLDVKFRELAQLVTQQSSLIARLERLCPGGAGGQQQVLPPPPLVPVVPVRLVGSTSDTSRMLDPAPEPQRDQTQRQQEPLASPMPAGHPAVPTKPVGPWQDCAEAHQAGHEQSGVYELRVGRHVVSVWCEQQLEGGGWTVIQRRQDGSVNFFTTWQHYKAGFGRPDGEYWLGLEPVYQLTSRGDHELLILLEDWGGRGARAHYDGFSLEPESDYYRLRLGQYHGDAGDSLSWHNDKPFSTVDRDRDSYSGNCALYQRGGWWYHACAHSNLNGVWHHGGHYRSRYQDGVYWAEFRGGAYSLRKAAMLIRPLKL
- the ANGPTL6 gene encoding angiopoietin-related protein 6 isoform X3 gives rise to the protein MGKPWLRALQLLLLLGASRARAGAPRCTYTFVLPPQKFTGAVCWSGPTSTRAAPEAANASELAALRMRVGRHEELLRELQRLAAADGTVAGEVRALRKESRGLSARLGQLRAQLQHEAGPGVGPGADLGAEPAAALALLGERVLNASAEAQRAAARFHQLDVKFRELAQLVTQQSSLIARLERLCPGGAGGQQQVLPPPPLVPVVPVRLVGSTSDTSRMLDPAPEPQRDQTQRQQEPLASPMPAGHPAVPTKPVGPWQDCAEAHQAGHEQSGVYELRVGRHVVSVWCEQQLEGGGWTVIQRRQDGSVNFFTTWQHYKAGFGRPDGEYWLGLEPVYQLTSRGDHELLILLEDWGGRGARAHYDGFSLEPESDYYRLRLGQYHGDAGDSLSWHNDKPFSTVDRDRDSYSGNCALYQRGGWWYHACAHSNLNGVWHHGGHYRSRYQDGVYWAEFRGGAYSLRKAAMLIRPLKL
- the ANGPTL6 gene encoding angiopoietin-related protein 6 isoform X2 gives rise to the protein MLNIYSLGSWAQHPSSTPRLWGLGSGYQASSLLLSHRPLPVSSSEAPLDPRLFLGLLVCSVSSAGFRVLGIRGERVGRSAAMGKPWLRALQLLLLLGASRARAGAPRCTYTFVLPPQKFTGAVCWSGPTSTRAAPEAANASELAALRMRVGRHEELLRELQRLAAADGTVAGEVRALRKESRGLSARLGQLRAQLQHEAGPGVGPGADLGAEPAAALALLGERVLNASAEAQRAAARFHQLDVKFRELAQLVTQQSSLIARLERLCPGGAGGQQQVLPPPPLVPVVPVRLVGSTSDTSRMLDPAPEPQRDQTQRQQEPLASPMPAGHPAVPTKPVGPWQDCAEAHQAGHEQSGVYELRVGRHVVSVWCEQQLEGGGWTVIQRRQDGSVNFFTTWQHYKAGFGRPDGEYWLGLEPVYQLTSRGDHELLILLEDWGGRGARAHYDGFSLEPESDYYRLRLGQYHGDAGDSLSWHNDKPFSTVDRDRDSYSGNCALYQRGGWWYHACAHSNLNGVWHHGGHYRSRYQDGVYWAEFRGGAYSLRKAAMLIRPLKL